The genomic segment CTAGCTCGGCCCTGCGGACGATGGCCCGCGCGCCCCAGCGCTGCTACAATAGAGAGAAGAATCAGCTCAGCACCCCAGCACCACACCAGAACACCGCCAAGGAGCGCCCCAATGATCAGCCGACTGTGGCACGGCTGGACCACGCCCGCCAATGCCGACGCCTACGAGTCCCTGCTTCGCGAGGAGATCTTCCCCGGCATCCACAGCCGCGCTATCCCTGGCTACCGTGGCATCCAGCTGCTGCGCCGTGAGCTGGGGGAGGAAACCGAGTTCATCACGATCATG from the Chloroflexia bacterium SDU3-3 genome contains:
- a CDS encoding antibiotic biosynthesis monooxygenase, whose product is MISRLWHGWTTPANADAYESLLREEIFPGIHSRAIPGYRGIQLLRRELGEETEFITIMWFDSLDAVRAFAGEQYDSAVVPPKARAVLARFDERSQHYQVEIDLPVL